A genomic segment from Castor canadensis chromosome 1, mCasCan1.hap1v2, whole genome shotgun sequence encodes:
- the LOC109674844 gene encoding olfactory receptor 5B3-like, whose protein sequence is MENRTEVTCFILLGLTGDPDLQVPLFITFLLIYIITLVGNLGMILLILLDSRLHTPMYIFLGNLSLVDFCYSSAVTPKVMAGLLMGDKIISYNTCAVQMFFFAAFITVENYLLASMAYDRYAAVCKPLHYTTTMTTSVCMCLVIGSYAIGFLNASIHIGDTFSLSFCKSNVVHHFFCDIPAVMVLSCSDSQVSELVLVYVVSFNIFSALLVIWISYIFIFITMLRIHSTSGHQKAVSTCASHFTAVSIFYGTSIFMYVQPSSSHSMDTDKISSVFYTMIIPMLNPVVYSLRNKEVKRSFMKIVVEAKLSL, encoded by the coding sequence ATGGAGAATAGGACAGAGGTGACATGTTTCATCCTGCTGGGACTGACCGGTGACCCAGATCTACAGGTTCCCCTCTTTATCACCTTCCTCCTCATCTACATCATCACCCTGGTTGGGAACCTGGGGATGATCCTGTTGATTCTCTTGGACTCTCGGCTCCACACTCCCATGTACATTTTCCTTGGTAACTTGTCTCTGGTGGATTTTTGTTATTCTTCAGCTGTCACTCCAAAGGTCATGGCCGGACTCCTTATGGGAGACAAAATCATATCTTACAATACTTGTGCTGTTCAGATGTTCTTTTTTGCAGCCTTTATTACGGTGGAAAATTACCTCTTGGCCtcaatggcctatgaccgctatgcaGCAGTGTGTAAGCCCCTGCATTACACCACCACCATGACcacaagtgtgtgtatgtgtctggtCATAGGATCTTATGCTATTGGTTTTCTGAATGCCTCCATCCACATTGGAGACACATTCAGTCTCTCCTTCTGTAAGTCTAATGTGGTccatcactttttctgtgatattcCAGCAGTCATGGTTCTCTCTTGCTCTGATAGTCAGGTGAGTGAGCTGGTTCTTGTTTATGTAGTTAGCTTTAATATCTTTTCTGCTCTCCTGGTTATCTGGATATCCTATATATTCATCTTTATCACCATGCTAAGGATTCATTCAACCTCAGGACATCAGAAGGCTGTATCAACCTGTGCCTCCCACTTCACAGCAGTTTCCATTTTCTATGGAACTAGTATCTTTATGTATGTGCAGCCCAGCTCCAGTCATTCCATGGACACAGACAAAATCTCATCTGTGTTCTACACTATGATCATTCCCATGCTGAACCCTGTggtctacagcctgaggaacaaggagGTCAAGAGGTCATTCATGAAGATTGTAGTTGAGGCAAAATTATCTTTATGA
- the LOC109674843 gene encoding olfactory receptor 5B3-like — translation MTLMENRTKVMQFILLGLTNDPHLQVPLFITFLLIYVITLAGNLGMILLILLDSHLHTPMYFFLGNLSLVDFGYSSTITPVVMAGFLRVNKVMSYNTCASQIFFFGAFGTVENCLLASMAYDRYAAVCKPLHYATTMTTSVCARFVIGSYVYGFLNGSIYTGDTFSLSFCKSNVVHHFFCDVPAVMVLSCSDRHINDLVCMYVASFNIFFALLVILTSYMRIFITILKMHSAAGYRKAISTCASHLTTVSIFYGTLIFMYLQPSSSHSMDTDKIVSVFYTMIIPMLNPVVYSFRNKEVKSAFAKIVL, via the coding sequence ATGACATTGATGGAGAACAGGACAAAGGTGATGCAGTTCATCCTGCTGGGACTGACCAATGACCCACATCTGCAGGTCCCCCTCTTTATCACCTTCCTCCTCATCTATGTCATCACTCTGGCTGGGAACCTGGGGATGATCCTGTTGATTCTCTTGGACTCTCATCTCCATactcccatgtacttctttcttGGTAACCTGTCTCTGGTGGATTTTGGGTACTCTTCAACAATCACTCCTGTGGTCATGGCTGGGTTCCTTAGGGTAAACAAGGTCATGTCCTACAATACTTGTGCCTCTCAGATCTTCTTTTTTGGAGCCTTTGGTACTGTAGAAAATTGTCTCTTGGCCTCaatggcctatgatcgctatgCAGCAGTGTGTAAACCTCTGCATTATGCCACCACCATGACAACAAGTGTGTGTGCTCGTTTTGTCATAGGTTCCTACGTCTATGGTTTCCTGAATGGCTCCATCTATACTGGGGACACATTCAGTCTCTCCTTCTGTAAGTCCAATGTGGTCCATCATTTTTTCTGTGATGTTCCAGCAGTCATGGTTCTCTCTTGCTCTGACAGACATATTAATGATCTTGTTTGTATGTATGTGGCCAGCTTCAATATATTTTTTGCTCTCCTAGTAATCTTAACATCCTACATGAGAATTTTTATTACCATTCTAAAGATGCATTCAGCTGCAGGATATCGTAAGGCTAtatctacctgtgcctcccacctcACTACAGTCTCCATTTTCTATGGGACTCTTATCTTCATGTACTTACAACCTAGTTCCAGTCATTCCATGGACACTGACAAAATTGTATCTGTGTTTTATACTATGATCATCCCAATGTTGAACCCTGTAGTCTACAGCTTCAGGAACAAGGAAGTTAAAAGTGCATTTGCAAAGATTGTTTTGTAG